The Horticoccus luteus DNA window ACTTGCTCCGCCGTCACGGGGCCGTATTCGCGGCCATCGCCGCCGATGATGGTGAACATGCGCGGAGGAGAGCGTTTCGGTCGGGGCGCGTCAATCGCCGCGCGGGTGAGCGGGTCGGCGGGTTGCAGCGCCGGTGAGCCAATCCGTTGAGTCGCGAAAGGGGCGCAGCAACGTGAACGAGAAGCCGGCGGGGGCGCGGCTCAGGTGTGGGAGGGTTCGTCGAGGACGGCGCCGGACGCGAGGCAGCGCACGACTTTGGTGTCGGCGATGAGGTCGTGGAGGCAGCGTTTTTGCGGGCCGAAAATGAACAGCACGTCGATGATCGAAAAGAAACTGCCGAGGAACGGGATCATGCCGAGAAGGCCGGGCAGGATCCAACGCAGGAGGGCGGCGTGCGTGAAACCGGTGGGGGCACTGTCGCGATAACGCACGATGCGGATGCCGAGAAGGAGTTTGCCGAGGGACTGGCCGCGACGGCTGAGCAACACGACTTGCACGGCAAAGAGGACGAGTCCGCCGATCAGGAAGGCGCCACCGGCGGACGCGAGGGCGGTGGAATCTTCGCTCGCGAGGCTGCCTTGGCGGTTGGTGAGGATTTCCGCGAAGCGGGCGAAACCGACGAGGCGGATCGCCGGCAGGAGGCAGAGGAACGCAAAGAGCGTGTCGAGGATGGCAGCGGCGAGGCGGGTGCTGCGGTTGGCGAGCGGCAGGGCGGCGGCGATGAGTGGCGGAAGCTCGCCGGCGCGGGTGAACAGCTCGGGAAAATCTTCGAGTGGCCGCCAGTCGGTTTCGCCGTCGCGGCGCACGAGCGTATCGGCATTGGCACGACCGGCGGTGACCCATTCCTGGATTTGTTTAGCCGTCACGGGGCCATACTCCTGCCCGTCGCCGCCAATTATAGTAAACATAGGCGCAGGAGAACGAGCGCGGCGCGGAGCGTCAATGACGAGAGAGGAGCGGCTCAATCGAGAGGCGGCGGAGGGCGTAGGGCGTGCCTTCGAATTGGAAACCGATGTGGCCGGCGGCGGGATTGCTGCGGGTGATGCGGTTTTGCAGCACGCCGTTGACGGTGACCTCGACGGTGCCGTCGCGGCAGACGATGTCGCAGGTGTTCCACTCGCCGACAGGGTTCTCACTGTCGGCGGCAACGTGGGTGAGGAGCGGCGTCGGGGCGTCGGGTGGCGTGGAAAGCGCCTCGGCGAAGGTGGCGCCGGCCATGGGCAGGAGGTCGCCGGCGTGCGTGTGCTTGGTCTGGATCTGCAGGCAGCGCGGCCAGAGGTGGCGATCGAGGGGGCCGGTCGCGATGTGTACGAGGATGCCGCTGTTGCCGGGCTTCGCCGTCCAACGCCATTCGGCGTGAAGATGAAAGTTGGTGTAGGTGGCGGTGGATTGCAGGTAACCGAGCGGCGCGCCGGCGAGCGTGAGCACGCCGTCGGCAGCGAGGGAGCTGACGGAGGAAAGGGCGGTGGGATCGGGAGAGAGGAACGTCCAGCCGGCGAGCGCAGAGTCGGCGAGGAGGCGTTGGGGCGGCGGAGGCGGCGCGGTATTTTCGGCGGCGGGGAGCGTGCAGGGGACGATGAGGGCGGTGGTCAGGAGGAGGGAGAGGAAACGCATGGGCTGAGGCGAGGAAGGGCGGAGCCGAGGGGGAGGAAGGAAACGCTGACGCGTTGCGCTATACGAATGACGAATGACGAATGACGGATGACGAAGGGCGAAGGGTGGAGCGCTGACGCGGGCGAGGCGGGCGCTATTGTTTATAGATGATGCCGCCTTTCATCACGAAGGCGACGTGCATGACCGCGTTGATGTCGGCGAGCGGGTCGCCGTTGACCGCGACGAGATCGGCGAATTTGCCGGGCTCGACGGAACCGAGATCCTTCTCGGCGCCGAGGAGGCGCGCGGCGGAAATCGTGCCGGCCTGGATCGCTTTCATCGGCGGGAGGCCGGCACCGACCATGTAGATGAACTCGCGGGCGTTTTCGCCATGCGGGCCGACGCCCATGTCGGTGCCAAAGGCGATCTTCACGCCGGACTCGTAAGCGTGGCGGAAGGCGGCGTCCATTTGCGCGCCGATGACGAGGGCTTTCGGGCGGATGATGTCGGGGAAGAAACCGGGCGTCTGCGCTTTGTCGTGGACCCAGTGGCCGGCGGTGAGCGTCGGGACATACCAAGTGCCGCGCTCCTTCATGAGGCCGATGTCGGTGTCGTCGAGGTAGGTGCCGTGTTCGATGGAATCGACGCCGGCGAGCACGGCGCGGCGGATGGCTTCGGTGCCATGGGCGTGGACGGCGACCTTCAGTCCGTATTCGTGTGCGGTGGTGACGACGGCGCGCAGTTCATCGTCCTGCATTTGGGGGTTGTCGCCGCTTTTTTCCATGCTGAGCACGCCGCCCGAGGCCATGATTTTGATGACGTCGACGCCGTCTTTATAGTGTTGGCGCACGGCGCGGCGGGCGGCGTCGGGGCCGTCGATGACATTGGGCGAGACGAGTTTTTCCATGACCTCGTCGTTGAAGCCGTCGGTGGGATCGGCGTGGCCGCCGGTGGTGCCGATCGGCGCGCCGGCGGTGAAAATGCGCGGGCCGTCGACCCAGCCGCGGGCAATGGCCTTTTTGAGCGCGAGAGTGGAGTTATGGTTATCGCCGAGGTTGCGGACGGTGGTGAAGCCGGCGAGGAGGGTGAGCCTGGCGTAATGCGCGGCGCGGAGGGCGTAGTCGCCCGGGTTGAGATAAAAGCCTTCGGTGAACGCCTGCGGGTTGATCTGCGAATCGAGGTGCACGTGGCAGTCGATCCAGCCGGGCATGACCGTGGCGTGCGTGAGGTCGACGACGGTGTCGCCGTTGGCGGCGGGAGTGAAACCGTCGGCGAGGGCGGCGATGCGCTCGCCCTCGATGACGACGGTGACGCGGGAACGGGGCGTGGCGGAGAGTCCATCGATGAGGGAACCGCAGTGCACGAGGGTGCGCGCGGGCAGCAGGGCGGCGGAGCAGGCAAGAGCGGCGGCGAAAAGCGCGCCGCGGCGGGGCAGGGGAAGCATGGGCGATGGTATGAGGGCGGCGCGGGTGGGGCGCAAACGCTTTGGGTGCGAACGGCGGCTCGGGCGGCAGCCGGCAACGCGGACGAAGACGTGTCATCGCCGGCGGGCCGGTGGGCTTGGGGCGGTGAAGAGGTGCCATCCGTGCGGGAGCGCCGATCGCGGGGCGCGACGGACTGCGGACGCGTTTGCGGCGATCAGGATTGTCGCGCGGCGAGCGATGGGTTTGCTCGCGGGGCATGCACAAAGGGCGGCTCGAGGCGTTTTCCGATGGGGTGATCGCGATCATCATCACGATCATGGTGCTCGAGTTGAAAGTGCCGCATGACGTGGAGTTCCGAGCGCTCCTGCCGTTGTGGCCGGTGTTCGGCAGCTACGTGCTGAGCTTCGTTTACGTGGGCATCTACTGGAGCAATCATCATCACCTTTTCCAGGCGGTGCAGCACGTGAAGGGTGGCGTGCTGTGGGCGAATTTGCACCTGTTGTTCTGGTTGTCGCTGTTCCCGTTTGTAACGGGGTGGATGGGTGAAAACCATTTCGCGCCGGTCACGGTCGCGTTGTATGGCGGCGTGCTGATCATGGCGGCGGTGGCGTATTATATTTTGGTGCGGGCGTTGCTCGCGTGTCATGACGCGGGGTCGCCGCTGGCGAAGGCGATCGGGACGGATTTCAAGGGGCGCGTTTCGGTGGTGTTTTACGCCGTGGGCATCGCGTTGGCGGCGTGGCTGCCGTGGGCGGCGGTGGCGCTGTTTGCCGCGGTCGCGGCGATGTGGCTCGTGCCGGACCGACGGATCGAGCGGCAAATGGAGACGTAGCGCGGCGGGGCGGCGGCGCACGAAGCGAAGCTGGCGAAAACGAGGGCGGCTAGGGCGCTTTCGAGTTAGCTTGCGGGCGCCCGGTCGCGTCGTGGATCGCCGCCACAAGCTCCGTCAAACTGAACGGCTTCGAGAGCGTGTAATTCGCTCCGATGCCCTCCGCCATTCTGAGGTAAGTGCTGGCGTTGACGGATCCGGACATCGCGATGATCGGGAGGCTGGGCCGGTCGCGCTTGAGGGCGGCCAGCACTTCGGTGCCCTCGACGTTCGGCATCACCATGTCCAGAATCACGAGGTCGACGCTGTTGTTTTCGCAGACCGTGTCGACGTTGAGGCCGCTGGGCAGTT harbors:
- a CDS encoding TMEM175 family protein translates to MHKGRLEAFSDGVIAIIITIMVLELKVPHDVEFRALLPLWPVFGSYVLSFVYVGIYWSNHHHLFQAVQHVKGGVLWANLHLLFWLSLFPFVTGWMGENHFAPVTVALYGGVLIMAAVAYYILVRALLACHDAGSPLAKAIGTDFKGRVSVVFYAVGIALAAWLPWAAVALFAAVAAMWLVPDRRIERQMET
- a CDS encoding 3-keto-disaccharide hydrolase, which gives rise to MRFLSLLLTTALIVPCTLPAAENTAPPPPPQRLLADSALAGWTFLSPDPTALSSVSSLAADGVLTLAGAPLGYLQSTATYTNFHLHAEWRWTAKPGNSGILVHIATGPLDRHLWPRCLQIQTKHTHAGDLLPMAGATFAEALSTPPDAPTPLLTHVAADSENPVGEWNTCDIVCRDGTVEVTVNGVLQNRITRSNPAAGHIGFQFEGTPYALRRLSIEPLLSRH
- a CDS encoding metal-dependent hydrolase family protein, yielding MLPLPRRGALFAAALACSAALLPARTLVHCGSLIDGLSATPRSRVTVVIEGERIAALADGFTPAANGDTVVDLTHATVMPGWIDCHVHLDSQINPQAFTEGFYLNPGDYALRAAHYARLTLLAGFTTVRNLGDNHNSTLALKKAIARGWVDGPRIFTAGAPIGTTGGHADPTDGFNDEVMEKLVSPNVIDGPDAARRAVRQHYKDGVDVIKIMASGGVLSMEKSGDNPQMQDDELRAVVTTAHEYGLKVAVHAHGTEAIRRAVLAGVDSIEHGTYLDDTDIGLMKERGTWYVPTLTAGHWVHDKAQTPGFFPDIIRPKALVIGAQMDAAFRHAYESGVKIAFGTDMGVGPHGENAREFIYMVGAGLPPMKAIQAGTISAARLLGAEKDLGSVEPGKFADLVAVNGDPLADINAVMHVAFVMKGGIIYKQ
- a CDS encoding response regulator is translated as MARILLVDDSDELRGNLALSLQQLGHTIIELPSGLNVDTVCENNSVDLVILDMVMPNVEGTEVLAALKRDRPSLPIIAMSGSVNASTYLRMAEGIGANYTLSKPFSLTELVAAIHDATGRPQANSKAP
- a CDS encoding RDD family protein, whose protein sequence is MFTIIGGDGQEYGPVTAKQIQEWVTAGRANADTLVRRDGETDWRPLEDFPELFTRAGELPPLIAAALPLANRSTRLAAAILDTLFAFLCLLPAIRLVGFARFAEILTNRQGSLASEDSTALASAGGAFLIGGLVLFAVQVVLLSRRGQSLGKLLLGIRIVRYRDSAPTGFTHAALLRWILPGLLGMIPFLGSFFSIIDVLFIFGPQKRCLHDLIADTKVVRCLASGAVLDEPSHT